From a single Bacillus pseudomycoides DSM 12442 genomic region:
- a CDS encoding MarR family winged helix-turn-helix transcriptional regulator, which yields MTQHKEEQMNQALALFYFAYKTFTEKPDEIIKEYGIQRVHHRILFFIARFPGLSINELLSLLEISKQALHGPLRQLLEKGLIESKEAEHDRRVKQLVLTTEGAELERKLSDVQREQMSSIFSKFGETCEENWHQVMTELANSRLGFDAWLSKREEPID from the coding sequence ATGACACAACATAAAGAAGAACAAATGAATCAAGCACTTGCACTGTTTTATTTTGCATATAAAACATTTACAGAAAAACCAGATGAAATTATAAAAGAGTATGGTATACAGCGAGTTCATCATCGAATCTTATTTTTTATTGCTCGTTTTCCTGGGCTTAGTATAAATGAATTGTTATCTCTGTTAGAAATAAGTAAACAAGCTCTTCACGGGCCACTCCGTCAGCTTCTTGAAAAGGGGCTTATTGAAAGCAAGGAAGCAGAACACGATCGTCGTGTGAAACAGCTTGTCCTAACGACAGAAGGAGCAGAGCTAGAGAGAAAACTAAGCGATGTACAAAGAGAACAAATGAGCAGTATTTTTTCAAAATTTGGTGAAACATGTGAAGAGAATTGGCATCAAGTTATGACTGAACTAGCAAATAGCCGTTTAGGTTTTGATGCATGGTTATCTAAGCGTGAAGAACCAATTGATTAA